The genomic stretch AACTGCATCCTGATTAGTCAAACTGCTGTTGCGCAGACTCAAAATGTTGAGCTGAGCTGCTGTGGTGGGACtggctgcaaacacacacacacacacacacacacacacacacacacacatacactgtccGTTATAAAAATATCTTTGTGCACATCTGATATATCAACAAACATAAAGAGATCCATGTTACCAAGCTGCCCGAAATTGAACCGCGTCCCAGATGGTGAGGTCACGCTGGAGCCGGTAGAAAATGGTGAGTTACTGGCCGAGTCCTGCAATCCGCTGATGGAATGCGAGCGCAGCCAATCACGTGCCTCTTCTGGGCGCAGATGCGGTGATGGGGTGTACCTGCACGAAAACATCACAGGTCCTCCAAGTGTCACTGTTTCAGCCATAATAGACTctcaatagtgtgtgtgtgtgtgtgtgtgtgtgtgtgtgtgtgtgtgtgtgtgtgtgtgtgtgtgtgtgtgtgatgtaaaagCTGTTTTTATGTCTAACTGAGCTGATTTACTCAAGATTCACTCAAAATCAGCATGCTAGCAGGAGAAAactacacaacaaaacaaagggACATTATGAAGCTGAACGTAAACATAAAGTGCTGGGAcagcttgcacacacacacacacacacacacacacacacacacacttaatgaaTATGCACAAATGCTTAATAAGTTGATGTAAGCTGGCAATATTGTTTCTAAGGCAGCCTCATCAACTTCTTTTAAAAGAACAGTGTGACAAAAAAAGTCCCCTGTTTTttattagacacacacacacacacacagacacacacacacacacacacacacacacacacacacacacacacacacacacacacttacgcaaATTAAATCAAAAAGCTGTTACATTTGTGGGGTTCAGCAAAAGCATTTAGGCAAAGTAACCACCAAGGGGCGCCAATATATTAATGAATGCAAGGACAAAAGGCAAGCACAGAGGTGTTAGTCAGCACCAGTTAAGCACACAAACACCGTTACCTGTCCTGCTTCCGAGGCAAGGTGTTGCGGCTGAATTTGGGACTAGCAGATGGGGAAGAGAATGGACTAATAGAAGATTTAGGGATTagagtaaaagagaaaaagaaaaagagaatgagagagaggaaaataaacaCTGACTCAATTTCCCAACCTGAACATCACTAACtattaacaacaacacacacacactaaaatattaacacacagactaacatccatgcacacaaatacacaaacacacacgctaacatcaacgcacacacaaacactcactaaCAACACATAGACCCAATACAcgaacaccaacacacaaagactaacatcaacacacaagcacacacacacacacacacacacacacacacacacacacacacactaacagcaacacccaaacacaaaaaaacattaacacatacacacagtaacatcaacacacacacagacacatacacacagtgtaacatcaacacacacacacaataacatcaacacacaaatattatccacaatacacacacagatgcagatcAGCACACACTTCCTGTGTGAATGTCAGTAAGTTGTATATCTGTGTTAAATAAATCAAGCAAACCATTTTCCTTCCCAATAgttccacacacacctcagtcaTCCTGATTAAATACCTctgttaaaggcagggtctccgatttttgagaactgcttcagaaaactgagacgggccgaataataagcaaaaatcaaaacaaaaatcaaaacaaacatgtagccaatgagcagaaaggggcggggcttgtcaatatgcggcggagataGTATGCaatgcgcatgtgtgacattagcagaaagcggttttaacattgacatggaggataaaaacaaagaaagaaagcgaagaaaggcttacgataaggcaagaagtagaacgtgttaatataggatcagctttaaagcgctggagagaactgaaggagcaggaagttggccacatattcacagattggagtttcccgagtcaataactcctgagctaaacgctgttactacacaaataacacctcttttctatcgtagtaatgtagagaggcagctacaaccgcgttttgtgtagtaacagcgtttagctcaggagtttttgactcgggaaactccaatctgtgaatatgcggccgactttacttaagacgccgaggcgcttttttccttctcgataggtgagtaacgttggttttgctttgttacacagaactaatatatgcctttgtcctttacatgattatgcttgtgtgtcatttttgcttgtttgtttatctgcaatcgtattgttcttcccttcagctatgataaagacacttttctttccattagttacctgggttacgtatgtttgtgtggggggagttatcgatacaggggtgggacccgtttgggttaggggtgtgtttgttttggtgattttaaatgtcgacattggctttcaaaaatcggggACTGCACCTttaactatatattatataaagatcACAACTAAATTCTAAAATCCAAAACCTCGAATATAAACACCCTAAATACCCCTGCATCTCACACCCCTGTTTAAAAACCCCATCTGGATCCCTACAATGataaaaaagtttacacacccccaAAAACTTGAACCAAGATAAACCATGTCAGAACTTTTCCCATCTTTCATATGAAATTTCAATatagaaaccttaaaaaaaaaaacttgttttcttccactttcagcttttcctgttagggatcgtcacagcgaatcatctgtttccacctaactctatcctcagcatcctctactctcacaccaattaccttcatgttcacatttaacacattcatatatctcttctttttccttcctcttgacctcttacctggcagctccatctccaacatccttctaccgatataaccatctccctcctctgtacatgtccaaaccatctcaatctatcctctctgtccttgtccccaaaacagcaaACCTgatctgtccctctgatgtgcttgttcctaatcctgtccatcctcgtcccTCGTAAAgacaacatcctcatctctgctacctccatctctgcctcacgtcttttcctcactgctacagtatctaacccatacagcagagctgctctcaatactgtcttgtacacctttccttttaattcttgctgacactcttctgccacacacacaacactcctgacactcttctgtcacacacacaacactcctgacactcttctgtcacacacacaacactcctgacactcttctgccacacacacaacactcctgacccttttctccacccactctaACCCTCCTGTACTGGCCTCCCCACCTCTTTTCCACGCTCCCTGTTGCATTGGATGGTTTACCCCAAAAGCTTAGCCAAAGTGACTGTGCTGACTGTGCTGGAGGTCATCGCCGTGGCAGCAGGACCCGAGATGGACCCTGAGCTGGATTTCTTTAAGCCGAAGAAAACGTGGGAAGGGGCGGAGTCAGAGCTCTGGATTTTGTTCACATGGGGCCGTCATCTGAATCATGAATCAGCATCATGTCATTGAtgacagctatatatggttgttatatgacaataaaagcttcttgacttgactcttctTGACTGCAAAATGATCACTTTTAAACATGAGAGTGAATTtgattggttcattctgaacactgacacaccccAGATTATATACGGGTATTATACAAAGCAACCATAACTTTTTTCTAAAAATCTTCCggattgtttttctctttttatatgTTGTAATTTCACACAGAGACTTGAAGgtctgacatgatttatcttgCTTGAATTTTTAACATCACAATACCCTGCATCTCCCATTCAGAGACCTTTGATGCTTGCTTCTTCTCATCTGACTCTTACCTGTCTGTCTTGGTGCTGCCTGTGCGAGTGATTGGCTGGTGGCTGCTGTCGTGCTGCTTCCCGCTGCTGACTGACATGTCGATGGATTCAGAGCTGGTGTGCATGCTGCTGACTGACGGGTGGCCCCATGTCCCCGTACCCCCGGAGTAACCCGAGCCCGGGCTGGACATCTGCTCGCTGCCCCCTGCAACCAGGCTGCTGCCCACTGAGGAGGAGTCTAGGAGCCCAGAAGAGGGCACAGAGTGGTGTCCTAATGTGGCATGAGGGTTTGAAATGACCACAGAGTTCTTCAGGTTCTCTGAGGCAGTGGCCTGCTTGGCAGCTTTACCTCCAAAAAGTCTAAAATAGACCAGAAGACAAAAATCAATGACATTATAACTCTGTggaaatcacatttaaataattccCTAAACTTTCCAGtccaaattacaaaaaaatatgcACTAGTACGTTACAAGCCACAAGGGGGCAGCagatcacattttatatatcatGGTGTGGACTAAATGTCCACAGATGGATGGGAATATCAGACAGTTTTAGCCTCTTTGTGGGGACATCTGACTGGCATTTTAAAGAAAAGGTCTTTCCTTTTGGTTACTGagattagggttaggtttagattTGGGAATAACAAACAGCAATTAAAAAGATTTCATTTGCTAGGACtgaaaagttgtgtgtgtgtgtgtgtgtgtgtgtacctgcgcAATGTGGGTGATGAAACCTCTGTATATTTACTCCCTTGTCTCGCTGTCTGTGGAATTGTCGAACTTGAGCCAACCACGTTTGCTCTTAAGTTGTCCGCATCAGAGACTCCGCCCTTTTCCTTGTCTGTCTGATTGGTTTTCATGTTGGGGACGGACTCTCGCGTCTTATTggccgagacagacagactgatggTAGGACCTCGGCCACTTGATCCTGATTCGATGCTACTGATGGATGCGCGGTTGTGGGAGGAGCGTGAAGGTCGGGGCAGGCTGCGGTACTGCAGAGTCGACCGGACACCAGGCGTTAGGCCGCTGTCTTCCTGAGTCACCATGGCGCACTCTAGTGTTGACCCTTTCAGACCAGATCTGATTCCACCCACCATCAGAGCTGTGGATTTGGGGATTTTCCCTAGTGTGGCTGAACCACTGATGACCGTGACTCTGCTGACTGTGCTGGAGGTCGCCGCCGTGGCAGCAGGACCCGAGATGGACCCTGAGCTGGGTTTCTTTAAGCCGAAGGAAACACGGGAAGGGGCGGAGTCAGAGCTCTGGATTTTGTTCGCGTGGGGAGAAACGCGACCTTTCTCTGAAACTTTAGCGTCATCTGTTTTAGCTACAAAAGACACAGGgcaaaaataaaagtcttgtaTATTCatcattgtatttttaaaacttttttatgTAATAAAGCCTGCTAGCTAATAAAGtcagcaaatacacacacacagtaatgtaaataaagCCCACACACCTGTCCCATGTGTTTTCATCACGCCTGGTCCTGAGGtaactgtggtgtttttggtgCGTGGCGTCGTCACGCCAACCTGTGCGCTCATGCCCCTCCTCCATGAGCCGGTCTGAGAGACGGCGCCTGCCCTTTTCCCAGATCCTCCCTTATCTGACTCATCTGATATGTCAGAAGGGTTTTGGCGCCATTTTAACCCAGACTccattttcacaccactgtCTGAATTACCGTCAGATTTCTTGACTTCATCGCAGGACCAACTTGAGTGTCGCTCGACTGCCGAATGTTTCTCGGCGTCAGTCACAGGAGAAAGCTAGAAACAGGAGAAAGTAAGGAAAGATTATTTAACAGATATTGGGTTACTTATGtagacacacacgtgtgtgtgtgtgtgtgtgtgtgtgtgtgtgtgtgtgtgtgtgtgtgtgtgtgttcacctggGTGTTCAGAGCTCTGCATgaagcagatgtgtgtgtgtatgagctgaTAGAGGAACTTGTGTTGATGTCATCAGTGTCGATCGTGTCACTAATCCCACTGCTGACGGAGCTGCTGTCATCCCAactgagagagcaagagagagagagagagggagagggagagagagagagagagagagagagagagagagagagagagtgagagagggagagggagagagagagagagagagagagagagagagagagagagagagagagagagagggagagagagagagagggagagagagagcgtgatcAATAAATATGGAAATCACACTAAAGCACTTTCCCCCCCCCGAGTGTGTTACACCGCTCGGTCACGTGAGACGTGCATGAAACACAGCTCGAGAGGACAAACGGGGGTTAAGTCGTGTGATTAGTAAGAAATGGCTGCAGGGCTGGAAAAGtgacaaatacaaagaaaaaaaattcatactGATTTATATTCAATATGGATTTGGATTCATTAgagaaaaaaatcctgtttcaCAACAAATGGGTTCATAAAATccaaaatacacacatcatcatcatcatcatcatcagtttaGTACTAACTGATAGAAGTTACACAAaaattgaaacacacacacacacgcacacacacactacctgtTCAGAGATCCTTGGTTGCCGTGGATACCAGGAACATGAatcacagtgagtgagtgaatagaATGTCGATGCTTCATGGGTTTAGTGCCGAGGTCTCTCTGCTTCTCCGTCTATTTTTGATTCCATCTAGTATTTTCACTTTCCTTCTTTTTATCTCTACCATCTATTCCTtcattctcttctctttcctcttttGCAATCACTCCATTCATCTATTCACTGCTTAAGTTTGCCCCCTCTGTCTCTgactccctctcgctctctcgttTTTCATGTGAAATCTGATCCTCGAGCTGAGTTAACCAGTGAATTgctggccacacacacacacacacacacacacacacacacacacacaaacacacacgcacacacatgtccctacaaacacacagacacacacacacacctacaaacacacagacacacacacacacacacgtccctacaaacacacattgacacacacacaaacacacctacacacacagacacacacaaacactcctacacctacacacacacacagagtcctacaaacacagacacacacaaacacacctacacctacacacacacggtcctacacacacgcacctacattctcacacacaaattcatacacacacactctcacacacatactcgttcctacacacatgcacctactttctcacacacatagaATCCTACgtacaaacacgcacacactcacttacatacacacatacctacaaacacacacatacatacatactacacacacatatactgcaTTTGACCTAAACCAAAGAAATCTCTATGCTCTGGAATCCGAGATTAGTCTCTTCATCTCTGAGTTCAGGGAGCGACGTCAGATCAACAAGGCCACTCGCTTCCCAGTTTGCAAGGTAAGCAGAATGCGACATtacaaaccaacacacacacacacacacacacacacacacacacacacacacacacaggcttcgTCTGGCCGTGTGGAGTGTGTAATGTTAATTAAAGATCAGTGTATCTTTCTGGAACACAAAGCTGTTATTACATCCTGAGCTAAAACGGCACAACCACAACACTCTCCATCTGCCTCACTGCAGCTCTGTCCATTTTTTTCCACCGCTATCTCTCTGTGCCAATTTCTCACTCCATCCACCTCTCTCTATTTcggtctcatacacactcacccgAAAGACCTATTTCGTCTTTTCTGTACGctacaaataatgtaaattttacaaaaaagttttttcttttctagatttgtatttctatgtgtagtgtgtgttccAAGAGAGCAAAGTGTTTATTTCAGGACTGAGGTTTTGTGTCTAAATGCAGCTGTTTTCTATGGGAGGAAaccactgccacacacacacacacacacacacacacatacacacgaagCAGAGTTTTTTCCTTAtagcacacagactctccaatCAACTAACATCTGCTTCAGAAAACCCGCCCTGCCTGACCATTGACCTCTACAAAGAAAAAGTACAGTATCCAGTCACCCATGGCATAGATAACActcacacccgcacacacacccgcacacacacccacacacacacacacacacacacacacacacacacacacacacacacacacacacacacacacacacacacacatacacacacacacacacatacacacacacatacacacacacacacacacagaaacatatacTGTTATGCTTCACTGTCCTAACTGCATTGGTGCATTGGATCACTGACCTGGACTAAACTGGTGAAAAGTGATGACAGCAGCAGATGTGTGTTTCCACTGAGTTATAAGAACTTGTCCAAAACTCTTCAGTTCCTGGATAAGAACCTGTTCTTCCAAACCAGTTACACGGTGTAATGACAGTGAGACGACGGCACACGCGGAATGTGAGGGAACCTCTCATATCAGCAAACACTCACAACAAAACCAGTTGCAATCAGAGTTTCAGCCTTGCATGAAATGTGAttacaggctgtgtgtgtgtgtgtgtgtgtgtgtgtgtgtgtgtgtgtgtgtgtgtgtgtgtgtgtgtgtgtgtgtgtgtgtgtgtgtgtgtgtgtgtgtgtgtgtgtgtgagtgaaagagagagagagacagacagaatctTCTCCCAAACCTCATGGGTGTTTATAGTGTGGAGGTTAACCACAACAtcctgtggggaggaaaaatgaaataaaaaagtaagaacaaagagaaagagtaAGACACAAGACTGGAGCATGTGACAGCTGAATGGATTTCAAAGATCcggaagacatttatttatctccTGCATATATACTCAGATTGAGTTTTTTGCTCCTTCATTTCTCTTCATCGTGATTTATTCGAATTCACACACAGTCGCTTGACTGATAAATGTCGACTTACTATGTTTCTCTATGTTTCATTTGCCTAAATGCCCTCAACCAATCAGAGCACAACATATTGCTCTGAACCAATCAGAGCACAACATACTGCTCTGAACCAATCAGAGCACAACATACTGCTCTGAACCAATCAGAGCACAACATACTGCTCTGAACCAATCCAAGCACAACATACTGCTCTCAACCAATCAGAGCACAACAAACTGCTCTCAACCAGTCAGAGCACTACATACTGCTCTCAACCAATCAGAGCACAACAAACTGCTCTCAACCAGTCAGAACAAAATGTACTGTCCTCAACCAATCACAACACAGCATACTGCTCTCAACCAACCAGAACAGACATATATTTGAATATACCATATCTCAGgcaatcagaacacactgtgCTGAGCTTAGCCAAGACAGCCATGTGAAGTAGACAGTGATAAAGTATGattatgataatgatgatgaaataCCTGTCTGCATCTCCTTGACCAGTCGATACATGCTTCTGCAAAGTTTCTCGCATCAATGCCAGTCCATCTGGGAAGCGGTTCATACGGCGAGAATATATACTCAAACCACCATCAGTCAAgtagctgagagagagagagagagagagagagagagagagagagagagagagagagagagagagagagagatagatgaaTACTTATCACGCATCACTAACCaaaagatataaatatacaagTTCATAAGGAATTAAGTGCGTAATGGAAGTATGAGACTTGAGACTCACCCACTGCTGAGCTCATCAGCATGTGCGTTCTTGGCCAGCACGTCTCCATCACTGACGTAGCCGCTGACGTCCAGCTCGAGCTCCTCTGCACCACGCTCTCCCAGCTCAAGCCCACAGATGGCACTGCTACGTGCTGCTAGCTGCCTGCGCAGAGGAGCAGAGTAAAGGTAGCGTGTGTGACCCAGGGCAGATCCACCCATGCCTCCATGGGCCGGATACCCGTTCCCTGGTGATGGGGCGTCGCCTGCCTGCAGCCTTGGGCTGGATGGACCGATCCGATTGGCCCATGACAGCGGTGCGGCACGAGATGACCGGAAACCACGAGGGTTCATTTCCATGGTGACGCCACTATCAAAAGTTTCCAGAGCGCTGATGAAGACATAAGAGCACAGTTTAAGTTTACTATagatttatgcagaaatatgtGTAACAGAAAGTTTAAATACTGAACAACTAAGTGCAAGGATAACTGATGTGATTCGAATACAGCTTTCAGGTCATCAGTGCGATCAGCAATAGACTATTAATACATCACTGCCCTCTACTGGAAAGTTTATGAACTGCAATTAAACCATATAAATATTGTTCATGTTAATGGTGGTGCTGAAAATGAGTATTTGAAACACCAGTGAATATGAcgaaaattcacacacacacacacacacacacacacacacacacacacacacacacacacacaaacactatttaTAATCTGTGCTTCTAATTTTGCTAGTTTGACAACAACTCCAGTGTGGTTTGACTGCATTGGGAAAATTATCTAAATCATTACCTAATTTAAATGTGAATCAAACCTGCCGTGTATTCTGGGTTGGTTTCTATcaaaacacagacaaatgcTTAACAACATTCCCatgtgtgattaaaaaaaatacttctttgcatgtacctgtgtgttatttgtgtccCCCGTAAACTGGACATGGTTTCTTCCAGGTTCTGTCGAAGGTCTGCAATGTTTTTGACAGTTCTCAGTCTCCTAGTCTCAGGATCTTCACCTGATCAACACAGATCAAAGCCAAAAATGTTAACAAtcctgtctttttgtctgtctacctgttaataataatctgtCTACCCACCTGATAAATCTTCAGTGGATGTCTGATTGGTTTTGCTGAAGCTACCCGACTCTCCGGTGTGTCCCGGGAAGCCTGTTTCTGTGGTGTCGTCCCCATCTGTCTGGGAtctgaaaagagagagatttgtgagtgtgtgtgtgtgcgtgcgtgtgtgtgtgtgtttgtgtgtgatgttattGTAGCGGTGGTCTTACCTGTACATGAATGGTGCTACAGTGGCTGTGTTCGGGTGGTTGTACTGTTGCTGAGGCTGAGGAAGCTGCACACTAACTGTGTTGCTAGCGGTGGACTGGGTAGTTCCTCCATTTCCAACTGAGGCTACGCTGTGATTCTGATTACCTTTTCCCTCTGTAGATGCCAGactggaagaggaagaagagggaCGGCTGTCTACGTGGAAACCGACTCCGCTGCTTAGCCTCATGCTACGTGGCCTTTCGTTGTCTTTACCACAGAGCGGCACTCCTGAGCTTTTAGCTGTGCTTTTACTTCCTGGTTTGGGGATTCCACTATGCATAGAGGCAGCGCTATCTTTCTTGCCGCTGGTTTTGCCTCCTTTGGGAATGAAGCTGGCAATTTTCGAGGTCCTTTTAGGCTCTGCAGCGGTGATGCTAACATCACTTCTGGTAGTTACATCCTCTGTGGATACTGCGTCTCTACTCGCTGACTTTTCAAAAGTGAACATTCTTCTCGAAGTCTCCTTTCCTcgctctttctccttctctttctctctaaccCGCTCTTTCTCTTTGTCACTGTCCTTTTCTTTGTCGCCACCTTTCACTGAGCCCTTTTTGGCCGTTAGAGCCCGGCTAAAGGTGCGCTGTGCAATGCCTTTCAGTGCCATCTTTGGGCTGCTGCTTGTTAGTGCATAGCCGTTAGCTTCCTCCACAGGCTCGGTAGCTTCTACCTTCTCCAACATAAGCGGCATATGCACAGCGCCCTCTGGGGGCGTAGAGGATTTCGAGCCACTTTTACTGTTGAACAGTTTGAGTTTTTCTAACATGGACTTCTGAGGCAGGGATTTAGGAGGTGGGTCAGTAGGAGGGGTCTGTTTGGAAGGGACTTCCCCTTTAACTTGGGAAATAGTGGAGGTAGATGTGTTTTTGGCGCTCAGAGATTTGCTCCTCCAGGGTTTGCTGCTCGAGTTGGGCTGAGGGATGGCTGAACAGGAAGTGGCCGAggaagtggaagaagaagacggCACAGTGCTGGTGACAGCAGACGTGGTTGCCGATGACGATGGAGCGTGCTCAGTCATGCTTGGAGTTTGGGAAGCAATGCCGTCTGATGATTCTGTAAGGAGGAATTGAATAGActttattcgttcattcataAGAAAGCTGCTATTCAACATAAAGCTCAAGTTCCACCATTCAGCATCAGTTCGTCATGCTTTATTTCTTATCTCGTGTCTATCCCAAGAGCTCAGGAAGCCAGTCCGTTACAGCATGACACTATGCACACAGACAACAACGAGGGACAATTTGATTAGCCACTCCTCCTTCCTGCATGTTGGAGGAAACCAGTGAACCCATTTGAAACCCACATGCTTCTAAGGCTCAAACCTAGGATGCTAAAGGTGTAATCTGCAGTGCTGTCAATGTGCCATATCTAAGATGATGTAGACAAACTGCCTCATGTCCAAGGTTTTACATGGTGCAAAACCTTTTCAGTCTAAAGGCCCTAAAGAATAATGAAAGCTTACAGTGGCAGCATTCGGTCAACACACTGTCAGTGTTGAGCCTGACACTGAATTATGGTcttgtttattaatataaagaaGGGAAATGCcataaagaatttaaaaaaatgctttaaaaccaAAGTCCAGACATttacaatatgtttttttaaccaCGTAACCGTAATCCGTTCATTCCCCGAGTGCCAGCTTGAGAACATTCATAAACTGTTTAcgaaagacacacaaacactacaacactaactgAATGCACTAAATCAAAATGCTCTAAATGACATTtataatacatactgtataatgtagCAGAAGTCTAAACTGCAGGAACTGAGAGAATTCTTTGAATAGAGATAATAGAAAGAATTTCTCAGAGGCTGATGACCCAAAACGTAGCAGGTCAGAATTAAcattataataaacagattagTTATGAGCTTGAACTATTGTTCGAGCATCAAACACACATCCATTGTATatgagagcaagagagtgagagagaaaggagaaaaaaaattaaaagtgttCCTTATTACTCACCTCTAAGAAAGAACGAGTTAATAATCCAGAAAATGCAgctattttaaaacaaaatgtgaaaaactcCAGTGTTTCCAGAAAGACAGACTCACTCTCTACACCTCACTAACACGCACACAGCCTCTTATATCCCCCCACCATGGGGTTACaatcttcctgtctgtctgcctgtctgtctgtcagtctgcctgtctgtctgtctctcaattAAAATAAGGTCCAAAAGtacgtaaaaaaaaagtgcaatgaTAAAAGCAATGACTGAAAAGAGTCGGTACTGTGCACACACCAGGTTACTCTCAGGACgacgacgaagaagaagaagaagaagaagaagaagaagaagaagaagaagaagaagaagaagcataaaaaataaagtgaaaaagacaaagactgcataaaaattaatatgaattaaattacat from Tachysurus fulvidraco isolate hzauxx_2018 chromosome 2, HZAU_PFXX_2.0, whole genome shotgun sequence encodes the following:
- the nav2a gene encoding neuron navigator 2 isoform X3, giving the protein MGLGDLCIPARNNSRTFCDHYKMIYTDWANHYLAKSGHKQLIKDLQQDVSDGVLLAEIIQVVANEKIEDINGCPKSHSQMVENIDTCLTFLAARGVNIQGLSAEEIRNGNLKAILGLFFSLSRYKQQQQQQQSSLHTHFTQTQTQSAQTHTTSSHGTHASAAQIHRAQAEMQSRTSSESKLLKFSIGQKKTSRLPGPTSRVSAVCVESSPRGSLSSAGNRRSQTFSEKIKPAATQSRESSDGIASQTPSMTEHAPSSSATTSAVTSTVPSSSSTSSATSCSAIPQPNSSSKPWRSKSLSAKNTSTSTISQVKGEVPSKQTPPTDPPPKSLPQKSMLEKLKLFNSKSGSKSSTPPEGAVHMPLMLEKVEATEPVEEANGYALTSSSPKMALKGIAQRTFSRALTAKKGSVKGGDKEKDSDKEKERVREKEKEKERGKETSRRMFTFEKSASRDAVSTEDVTTRSDVSITAAEPKRTSKIASFIPKGGKTSGKKDSAASMHSGIPKPGSKSTAKSSGVPLCGKDNERPRSMRLSSGVGFHVDSRPSSSSSSLASTEGKGNQNHSVASVGNGGTTQSTASNTVSVQLPQPQQQYNHPNTATVAPFMYRSQTDGDDTTETGFPGHTGESGSFSKTNQTSTEDLSGEDPETRRLRTVKNIADLRQNLEETMSSLRGTQITHSALETFDSGVTMEMNPRGFRSSRAAPLSWANRIGPSSPRLQAGDAPSPGNGYPAHGGMGGSALGHTRYLYSAPLRRQLAARSSAICGLELGERGAEELELDVSGYVSDGDVLAKNAHADELSSGYLTDGGLSIYSRRMNRFPDGLALMRETLQKHVSTGQGDADSWDDSSSVSSGISDTIDTDDINTSSSISSYTHTSASCRALNTQLSPVTDAEKHSAVERHSSWSCDEVKKSDGNSDSGVKMESGLKWRQNPSDISDESDKGGSGKRAGAVSQTGSWRRGMSAQVGVTTPRTKNTTVTSGPGVMKTHGTAKTDDAKVSEKGRVSPHANKIQSSDSAPSRVSFGLKKPSSGSISGPAATAATSSTVSRVTVISGSATLGKIPKSTALMVGGIRSGLKGSTLECAMVTQEDSGLTPGVRSTLQYRSLPRPSRSSHNRASISSIESGSSGRGPTISLSVSANKTRESVPNMKTNQTDKEKGGVSDADNLRANVVGSSSTIPQTARQGSKYTEVSSPTLRRLFGGKAAKQATASENLKNSVVISNPHATLGHHSVPSSGLLDSSSVGSSLVAGGSEQMSSPGSGYSGGTGTWGHPSVSSMHTSSESIDMSVSSGKQHDSSHQPITRTGSTKTDSPFSSPSASPKFSRNTLPRKQDRYTPSPHLRPEEARDWLRSHSISGLQDSASNSPFSTGSSVTSPSGTRFNFGQLASPTTAAQLNILSLRNSSLTNQDAVLDTCNEGRLRNSCVSLDEKTRIMSRSASFRDGFEEVHGSSLSLVSSTSSIYSTNEEKSQSEIRKLRRELDASQEKVSALTTQLSANAHLVAAFEQSLANMTIRLKSLTMTAEQKDTELNELRKTIELLKKQNAVAQAAINGVINTPELTCKPERTASVGSVSVQAEMCMRRQHSSDSVSSITSHSSMENTDNCNRKKKKNWVSELRSSFKQAFTKKKSPKSASSHSDIEEMNDSLPSSPKLPHNGSSSSTPMLRNSNSLLPEGLDVEAETVMQLRSELREKEMKLTDIRLEALSSAHQLDQLREAMNRMQSEIEKLKAENDQLKMENQTANGGRVLITSSSITTPSTELAQQNLHESTNLDILLDDSGGGDGSFHKDGQHVKIAVSLQREDAPWKEDCRPRDFLIGCIGVSGKTKWDVLDGVVKRLFKEYIRHVDPVCQLGLSSDSVEAYRIGDVIRPGRAKTPELLPCGYLVGENNTINIKLKGVSSQSTDSLVFEMLIPKPVLQRYVSLLQEHRRLILSGPSGTGKTYLAQRLAEHLTLLEGRTDTHTAIANFSVDHKSSKELRQYLLTVVEQCSVDQSAAPLVIILDNLHHISSLGEIFNGLLNQTRQHCPYIIGTMSQTTSSSPNLQLHHNFRWVLCANHTEPVKGFLGRFLRRKLIETEISSRTRNPELVKIVEWIPRLWHHLNCFLEAHSSSDVTIGPRLFLSCPMDMDGSRIWFTDLWNYSIIPYMLEAVREGLQLYGRRAAWDDPARWVIETFPWRSSSKQPDWPALLKLRPEDVGLDGGSTSKEGATKQSIQSDSDADPLMNMLMRLKEAANCSSTQSYDSDSNSNSHHDDILDSSLESTL